The sequence GCGGGACGCCGGGGTGCCATCGCGGCCCATCCTAGCCACCGCACCCCGCCCATCAACGCGCATGTCACTATTGTCAGATTTGACAATAGCCCCGGGTCGTCACTATCAATGGGGTGTACGGCTGGCCTTCGCGAGGTTCGTGATGCTGATGCTGCTGCCCGAGAATCCGTCCCTGCCCCTGCTGTTCCTGCTGGTGCTGCTCATCAGCGGGACCCTCAAGCTGCTGACGGTGGTGGGCGGGTGGCTGGTGTGGCGCACGCGGCTGGCGGAGCGCTTCCGGGTGTTCCGGCGGGAGCTGTCCAAGGGGCAGCTGCGCAGCGAACTGCTCGCGGCGGGGGTCGTGGTGCTGACGGACGCGGTGCTCCTCGCGACCTTCCGGGCCTTCACCGGGCCGCTGATGGCGCCGTTCAGCCTGTCCACGGCGCTCTGGTCCTACGCGTGGATGTTCGTGGGCTTCGAGGTGTGGTTCTACGTGACGCACCGGCTGCTGCACCTGCCGCGCTTCTACCGCTTCCACGCCCAGCATCACGTGGCGCAGGTGACGGATCCGCTCACCGCGCTGTCGTTCTCCGCGGCGGAGCGGGTGGTGCTGCTGGGCGGCGGGCTGAGCCTGCACTTCGCGGCCATGCACCTGATGCCGGGCTCGCAGTTGGGCGTCCTGGCCTACATGCTGACCAACTACGTCCTCAACGCCTTCGGGCACGGCAACACGGAGTGGCTGCCGAAGCGCTTCGTGACGTCCTGGGTGGGCCGCGTCCTCTTCACCCCCACGTTCCACGCGCTGCACCATGCGCGCTACCAGGGGCACTACGGGCTCTTCACCGTGGTGCTGGACCGGTGGCTGGGCACCGCGTTTCCGGACTATCCGCTCGTGCACGCGCGCGCTCGCGATGGCGAGGGGCTCACGCGCATCGGGGAGCGGCTGGCGGTTCCTCCCCCCGCCCCTTCCCTGCCCGCGGTGCCCCAGGTGCCGGACGCCCACCAGGCGCTCTGAGGTCCGGCACGCCCCGCCGTCCCACGGTGGGCCCCGAGGCTCGGGAGCAGCCAGGAGCCGTGGGCCGACGGACAGTCCGCGCGGAGGACTGCCCCCGGGAGGGATGGCATCCGGGGGGCCCGGCCCTAGAATCGAGCGGTGAACTCCCGGCAGGACGTCATCATCATCGGCGCGGGCGCCAGCGGAACGCTGCTCGCGGCCTGTCTCTTGCGGGGCGCCCGTTCGCCCCTGCGCGTGGCCCTCGTGGAGCGGGGAGAGCGCCTGGGGCGGGGGGTCGCGTACTCGACGGCCAGCGCGCGTCACCTGCTCAACGTGCCGGCCGGCCGCATGAGCGCCTGGGTCGAGGATCCGGAGCACTTCCTGCGCTGGCTGCGCGTGGAGTCACCGGACACGCCGCCCTCCGCGTTCGCCGAGCGCCGCCGCTATGGCCAGTATCTTGAGTCCGTGCTGAAGGAGTCCGCCGCGCGGGCCGCGCCGGGCGTCCAGTTGGAGACGCCGCGCGACGAGGTGACGGCGGTGGTGGACACCGCGGACGGCGTGAAGGTGTCGCTCGCGAGCGGCGCGACCCTGGAGGCGCGCACGGTGGTGCTGGCGCTGGGCAACGCGCTGCCCGCGGACCTGCGCGTGCCGGACGGCGGGCTGTACGCGAGCCCCCGCTATCACCGCTCGCCGTGGGTGCCCGGGGCGCTGGAGGGCATTGGCGCCGGGGAGTCGGTGCTGCTCATCGGCACGGCGCTCACCATGGTGGACACGGTGCTGTCGCTGGGCGAGCGCGGCCACCAGGGCACGGTGCACGCGCTGTCCCGGCACGGCCTGCTGCCGCACCCGCACCGCGCGCACGGCGCGAAGACGCCCGCCGCGGCGGAGCCCCTGCGCATCCGCGAGCTGTTGCGCTCGGTGCGCCGGGAGATGGACCGCTGTCGCGACGCGGAGACCGCGTCCCCTTCCGCGGCGGGCGTGGTGCCGTTCAGCACGCTGCGCATCCGCGACGTGCTGCACGCGATGCGACAGGAGGTCGACGCCCAGACGGCCGCGGGCGCGGACTGGCGCGCGGCGGTGGACGCGCTGCGGCCGGTGACGACGCCCCTGTGGCAGCGGCTGTCGGAGACGGAGCGGCGGCGCTTCCTTCGCCACCTGCGGGCGTACTGGGAGGTGCACCGCCACCGCATGGCGCCGGAGATAAACGACGCACTGGATGCGTGGCGGCGCGACGGGCGGCTGGCGCTCCACGCGGCCCGGGTGCTCGGCTTCGAGCTGGAGCCGGACGCGGTGGCGGTCCGCCTGCGGCGCCGGGGCGAGCGCGAGCCCCAGGTGCTGCGCGTGCAGCACGTCATCAACTGCACCGGCCCCGAGGCGAGCCCGGCCTCGCGCAGCCAGCCCGTCCTGCGCGGGCTGCTGGAGGCGGGACAGGCGCGCGCGGACGCGCTGGGCATCGGGTTGGCGACGGCACCCGATGGCGAGGTGCTGGACGCGCGCGGCCAGCCGTCCGCCCACCTCTTCACGCTGGGCCCGCCGCGCCGGGGCGACCTCTGGGAGACCACCGCCGTGCCGGAGATCCGCTCCCAGGCCCGCGACCTGTCAGACCACCTGCTGCGCCTGCTGGGCGTGTCCCGCACCGCGACGTCCGAGCCGGTTCCCGCCGCGTCGCCCTGAGCGCGCGCACCTTCCGCGAGCCCGGCGCCGTCCGTGGGTCTCGCGGCTCGCACAGGACACGTTCGCCCACCGGGCCGCCGGACGTGTGCCCTCGGGGGTAGTCGCCTGGTAGAGGACCTGACAGGCCCGATGACCGGAGTGGGGTGATTCGCTCGCCGGACAACGGCTCCCCTCCGAGGGAGGCTGTGGGGCTCCGGCGTTTCGTGCGACATTCCGGGTCCCCCTCCTGGAGTCCCATCCTGATGGCCCTGAAGCGCCCCCTCGCCGCCCTCATGGGAGGCGTGTCCCTGTCCGTCCTCGTGAGCGCTGGGGCGCTGGCGTACCAGCACCTGCGCACCGACGCGCTGGAGCAACGGCTGCTGCGTGAGGTGGACACGCTGACGCACGCGGAGCACCCGCGTCCGGCGCATGTCACCGCCACGCGGCCCGGCGCCTTCGGGGAGGCCGTGGTGTCCCTGCTGCCCGCGCTCCTCCAGCAGGCCCGGGAAGCGCCGGTCCCCAGCGCGGCGGAGGCGGTGACGCTCGAGGCGGTGATTGAGGGGCGCACTCCGGTGACGGACCTCCCCGCGTCCTTGCGCGAGGCCCTGGAGCAGGGCCGTCCGCTGA comes from Corallococcus macrosporus and encodes:
- a CDS encoding FAD/NAD(P)-binding protein — translated: MNSRQDVIIIGAGASGTLLAACLLRGARSPLRVALVERGERLGRGVAYSTASARHLLNVPAGRMSAWVEDPEHFLRWLRVESPDTPPSAFAERRRYGQYLESVLKESAARAAPGVQLETPRDEVTAVVDTADGVKVSLASGATLEARTVVLALGNALPADLRVPDGGLYASPRYHRSPWVPGALEGIGAGESVLLIGTALTMVDTVLSLGERGHQGTVHALSRHGLLPHPHRAHGAKTPAAAEPLRIRELLRSVRREMDRCRDAETASPSAAGVVPFSTLRIRDVLHAMRQEVDAQTAAGADWRAAVDALRPVTTPLWQRLSETERRRFLRHLRAYWEVHRHRMAPEINDALDAWRRDGRLALHAARVLGFELEPDAVAVRLRRRGEREPQVLRVQHVINCTGPEASPASRSQPVLRGLLEAGQARADALGIGLATAPDGEVLDARGQPSAHLFTLGPPRRGDLWETTAVPEIRSQARDLSDHLLRLLGVSRTATSEPVPAASP
- a CDS encoding sterol desaturase family protein, with product MLMLLPENPSLPLLFLLVLLISGTLKLLTVVGGWLVWRTRLAERFRVFRRELSKGQLRSELLAAGVVVLTDAVLLATFRAFTGPLMAPFSLSTALWSYAWMFVGFEVWFYVTHRLLHLPRFYRFHAQHHVAQVTDPLTALSFSAAERVVLLGGGLSLHFAAMHLMPGSQLGVLAYMLTNYVLNAFGHGNTEWLPKRFVTSWVGRVLFTPTFHALHHARYQGHYGLFTVVLDRWLGTAFPDYPLVHARARDGEGLTRIGERLAVPPPAPSLPAVPQVPDAHQAL